Proteins encoded in a region of the Chryseobacterium piperi genome:
- a CDS encoding FixH family protein has protein sequence MKNFSWGHGVVIALAAFIIFILSMLFLFPNGQKNSEMVTDNYYEEELQYQDVIDAKKRADDLQEKPVYSQDTNGINIAFPKDYNNSNTTVKFVLNRTDDQNLDIKRAVQLDENHSFIIPAKVLKMGNYTLRLMWTKDKLNYRMDYDVIWK, from the coding sequence ATGAAAAATTTTAGTTGGGGACACGGTGTAGTAATTGCATTAGCTGCATTTATTATCTTTATTTTATCCATGTTATTTCTTTTCCCAAATGGGCAGAAAAACTCAGAAATGGTCACTGATAACTATTATGAAGAGGAACTACAATACCAGGATGTAATTGATGCTAAAAAAAGGGCTGATGACTTACAGGAAAAACCGGTCTACAGCCAGGATACTAATGGAATCAATATAGCTTTTCCAAAAGACTATAATAATTCCAATACTACAGTAAAATTTGTTTTAAACAGAACTGACGATCAGAACTTAGATATTAAAAGAGCTGTACAGCTGGACGAAAATCATTCATTTATAATTCCTGCAAAAGTTTTAAAAATGGGGAATTATACATTAAGATTGATGTGGACTAAAGACAAGCTCAACTATAGAATGGATTATGATGTGATATGGAAATAG
- a CDS encoding cbb3-type cytochrome c oxidase N-terminal domain-containing protein → MKQRTPVVVNILIIIGLLIVFYYLFVQSYSFLASPYFWGTVVIAAILAYIHSSIGDLIENNKFKKLTPEEKAAYLAEKKIPFLRRMYDSAFKKQSVTEEKDILIDHGFDGIMELDNQLPKWWVGLFWFGTAFCIVYIAAFSFTDFAHPISEYEKEYKEQIASIAEYEKTQPPVTIETAKYSADNIADGKELFKTNCASCHGEDGRGGIGPNLTDNYWINQPEKTLFKNVFHMDWNGSPTNPSMRAFGKNGEVSGAEIEKIAAFVYHINQEQPPITPAQGGAAPQGTEAHWEKE, encoded by the coding sequence ATGAAACAAAGAACACCGGTTGTTGTAAACATTTTAATAATAATTGGACTTTTAATAGTTTTTTATTATTTATTTGTACAAAGCTACTCGTTTTTAGCTTCACCATACTTCTGGGGAACTGTTGTGATAGCTGCTATCCTGGCTTATATTCATAGCTCAATTGGAGATTTAATTGAGAATAATAAATTCAAAAAATTAACTCCTGAAGAAAAGGCGGCTTATTTAGCTGAGAAAAAGATCCCTTTCCTAAGAAGAATGTATGATAGTGCTTTCAAAAAGCAATCTGTTACTGAAGAGAAAGATATCCTTATTGACCATGGTTTTGATGGGATTATGGAATTGGATAATCAGCTTCCAAAATGGTGGGTAGGTTTATTCTGGTTTGGGACCGCTTTTTGTATTGTATATATTGCAGCATTCTCTTTTACAGATTTTGCTCACCCAATAAGCGAATATGAAAAAGAATATAAAGAGCAGATTGCAAGTATTGCAGAGTATGAAAAAACTCAGCCTCCTGTAACTATTGAAACAGCTAAATATTCAGCAGATAATATTGCAGACGGTAAAGAACTTTTCAAAACAAACTGTGCATCTTGTCACGGTGAAGACGGAAGAGGAGGAATCGGACCGAACTTGACAGATAATTACTGGATCAACCAGCCAGAGAAGACTTTATTTAAAAACGTTTTCCATATGGACTGGAATGGTTCTCCAACCAACCCTTCAATGAGAGCTTTCGGTAAAAACGGAGAAGTATCCGGTGCTGAAATTGAGAAGATTGCAGCTTTTGTATATCACATCAATCAAGAACAGCCACCAATTACACCTGCTCAGGGTGGAGCTGCTCCTCAAGGAACAGAAGCTCATTGGGAAAAAGAATAA
- a CDS encoding MATE family efflux transporter, giving the protein MKQDTIVKTFISRFLILILNFGLVIYSTNMWGSEGKGVISIVIADLTIIGFFCNIFVGSSITYFASKYKTEQILLYAYVWSILVGITVPIIFSFTRTLEYPYYLIGLSVLSSLLAANINLFVGQKNIRMFNLYTILQQLVHILFVAVVVYLIRITSVEAYFIAQISCYLILFIVSSFQILRYCKISNLSFSAPIRNALFDYGWKIQVSAFLQFLNNRLSFYFLEFFKGITSVGIFSIGVAFSEAIWMVSKSLSVILYSDVVNSANHNDAIEKTKVSLKISFLITLLFIIGILLLPAGFYVMVFGKDFHDTKKIILFLSPGILAIAVSNIIGYYFAGINKLRILNIKSVVGLIFTIVSSVFIIPRWGISGACMITSISYCLSSGLLFWKFYELTEFHIRDFMISRSEINLLLHKLLRACLKK; this is encoded by the coding sequence ATGAAGCAAGATACTATTGTAAAAACTTTCATTTCCCGTTTTTTAATATTGATATTAAACTTCGGACTTGTCATCTATTCTACCAATATGTGGGGAAGTGAGGGAAAAGGAGTGATATCAATAGTAATTGCAGACTTAACAATCATTGGCTTTTTTTGTAACATTTTTGTAGGAAGTAGTATCACTTATTTTGCCTCAAAATATAAAACAGAACAAATACTATTATATGCTTATGTTTGGTCTATTTTGGTGGGAATTACCGTTCCTATTATTTTTAGTTTTACCCGTACGCTGGAGTATCCCTATTACTTGATTGGCTTATCTGTTTTATCTTCTCTTCTTGCAGCAAATATCAATTTGTTTGTGGGACAAAAAAATATCAGGATGTTTAACCTGTATACGATCTTACAGCAGTTGGTTCACATATTGTTCGTTGCGGTGGTAGTTTATCTTATAAGAATTACTTCAGTAGAGGCTTATTTTATTGCCCAAATTAGTTGCTACCTAATTTTGTTTATTGTTAGCTCCTTTCAGATTTTACGCTATTGTAAAATTTCTAACCTATCATTTTCAGCACCCATCAGGAATGCTTTATTCGATTATGGATGGAAAATCCAGGTAAGCGCATTCCTCCAATTCCTTAATAATAGATTATCATTTTACTTTTTAGAATTTTTCAAAGGGATTACTAGTGTGGGGATATTTTCTATTGGGGTTGCTTTTTCTGAAGCCATCTGGATGGTCAGTAAAAGTCTTTCCGTGATCTTGTATTCTGATGTTGTGAACAGCGCGAATCATAATGACGCTATTGAAAAAACTAAAGTATCTCTGAAAATCAGTTTTTTAATTACCTTGCTGTTTATCATTGGAATTTTATTATTGCCTGCAGGGTTTTATGTCATGGTTTTTGGGAAAGATTTTCATGATACCAAGAAAATTATCTTATTCTTATCGCCGGGTATTTTAGCCATTGCAGTGAGTAATATTATAGGATATTATTTTGCCGGGATTAATAAATTAAGAATACTCAATATCAAGTCGGTGGTAGGTCTTATTTTCACTATAGTTTCTTCTGTTTTTATTATTCCGCGTTGGGGAATTTCCGGAGCTTGTATGATAACTTCTATATCCTACTGCTTGTCATCAGGGTTATTGTTCTGGAAATTTTATGAATTGACAGAATTTCATATTCGCGATTTTATGATTTCCCGATCTGAAATTAATTTATTGCTTCATAAATTATTAAGAGCCTGTTTAAAAAAGTAA
- the ccoN gene encoding cytochrome-c oxidase, cbb3-type subunit I — translation METQKFSYDNNIVRAFLYATIVFGLIGFLFGLTAALMLFYPELPEFLFGTDDTTIQSLKSGNIQGLINTHGAFGFGRIRMLHTNTVIFAFVCNIVYTGIYYSLQRLLKTRMYSDTLSWLHFWTWQFMIVATFITFFMGINTSKEYAEHEWPIDILIAFSWIIFGINMFLTIAKRRVRHLYVAIWFYIGTWIAVAMLHIFNNLEVPLSFTGWKSYSAYAGVKDAIVQWWYGHNAVAFVLTTPVLGLMYYFLPKAADRPVFSYKLSIIHFWSLIFVYIWAGPHHLQYTALPAWAQAVGTGFSIMLIAPSWGGMLNGLLTLRGAWDKVRENPILKFFVVAVTCYGMATFEGPLLATKNINKIGHFTDWVIGHVHLGALGWNGFMAFGVIYYLVPILWRTKIWSVKLANWHFWLGTLGIIFYAVPMYISGFTQGLMWKQFNPDGTLLWKNWLDTVTAIIPYFKMRFLGGLFYISGAILMIVNVVATVRKGSFQKEVPAEAPALANIGNKRKEGEGTHLWLERMPVLLGILSFFTISIGSSVEIIPTLSLKKSVPTISAVKPYSPLELEGRDIYIREGCNACHSQMIRPFRDEIVRFNGKNGQYSKAGEFVYDRPFLWGSKRTGPDLHREGGKNPSSWHYKHMYNPRSTSAGSIMPRYPWLIATNLDRSKMVDKMLLMKNTFDVPYTKPQVDSANKWADNQAAKIVKDIFSEANDLKEAYAKRPQGELEKKEIVALISYLQRLGTDIKTTEIKTASNN, via the coding sequence ATGGAGACACAAAAGTTTAGTTATGACAACAATATTGTTCGGGCATTTCTTTATGCGACCATAGTTTTTGGGCTTATAGGGTTTTTGTTCGGGCTTACAGCAGCCTTAATGCTTTTCTACCCTGAGCTTCCTGAATTTTTATTTGGTACAGACGATACTACCATTCAGAGTTTAAAGAGTGGTAATATTCAAGGGCTAATTAATACTCATGGTGCATTTGGTTTTGGTAGAATCAGAATGTTGCACACCAATACCGTAATCTTTGCATTCGTATGTAATATCGTTTATACCGGTATTTATTACTCTTTACAAAGATTATTAAAAACAAGAATGTACAGTGATACATTATCTTGGTTACATTTCTGGACTTGGCAGTTTATGATTGTTGCTACGTTCATTACATTCTTTATGGGGATTAACACTTCAAAAGAATATGCTGAACACGAATGGCCAATCGATATTTTAATTGCGTTTTCGTGGATTATCTTTGGTATCAACATGTTCTTAACTATTGCTAAGAGAAGAGTAAGACACCTTTATGTAGCCATCTGGTTCTATATTGGTACTTGGATCGCAGTAGCAATGCTTCATATTTTCAACAACCTAGAAGTTCCGTTATCTTTCACAGGATGGAAGTCATATTCAGCATATGCTGGAGTAAAAGATGCTATCGTACAATGGTGGTATGGTCACAATGCGGTTGCATTCGTATTGACAACTCCGGTTCTTGGTTTAATGTATTATTTCTTACCAAAAGCTGCAGATAGACCGGTTTTCTCATACAAACTATCTATTATCCACTTCTGGTCATTAATTTTCGTATATATTTGGGCTGGTCCTCACCACCTTCAGTATACTGCCCTTCCAGCATGGGCTCAGGCAGTAGGAACAGGATTCTCTATCATGCTTATCGCACCATCATGGGGAGGTATGCTTAATGGTCTTCTTACCTTAAGAGGAGCATGGGATAAAGTAAGAGAAAACCCGATTCTTAAATTCTTCGTAGTTGCAGTTACTTGTTATGGTATGGCAACATTCGAAGGACCGCTTTTAGCAACTAAAAACATTAACAAAATTGGTCACTTTACGGACTGGGTTATCGGTCACGTACACTTAGGAGCTCTAGGATGGAATGGTTTCATGGCATTCGGGGTAATCTATTATTTGGTTCCAATTTTGTGGAGAACAAAAATTTGGTCTGTAAAATTAGCTAACTGGCATTTCTGGTTAGGTACTTTAGGAATTATTTTCTATGCAGTTCCAATGTATATTTCAGGATTTACACAAGGATTAATGTGGAAGCAGTTTAATCCGGACGGGACATTATTGTGGAAAAACTGGTTAGATACCGTTACTGCAATTATCCCTTATTTTAAAATGAGATTCTTAGGAGGTTTATTCTATATCTCAGGAGCCATCTTAATGATTGTAAACGTTGTTGCAACAGTAAGAAAAGGATCATTCCAAAAAGAAGTTCCTGCAGAAGCACCTGCTTTGGCTAATATTGGTAACAAACGTAAAGAGGGAGAGGGAACTCACCTTTGGTTAGAAAGAATGCCGGTATTATTAGGTATCTTATCTTTCTTCACAATATCTATCGGTAGTTCAGTAGAAATTATCCCTACACTATCACTTAAAAAGAGTGTTCCTACCATTTCAGCGGTGAAGCCTTATTCTCCTTTAGAATTAGAAGGTAGAGATATTTATATCCGTGAAGGATGTAACGCTTGTCACTCTCAGATGATCAGACCGTTCAGAGATGAGATCGTTCGATTCAACGGTAAAAACGGACAGTATTCAAAAGCCGGAGAATTCGTTTATGACAGACCATTCTTATGGGGTTCTAAAAGAACAGGACCGGATTTACATAGAGAAGGAGGTAAAAACCCAAGTTCTTGGCACTACAAGCACATGTATAACCCAAGATCTACATCTGCAGGTTCTATCATGCCTCGTTACCCTTGGTTGATCGCTACTAATTTAGATAGATCTAAAATGGTTGATAAAATGTTACTGATGAAAAATACTTTCGATGTACCATATACAAAACCTCAGGTAGATTCTGCTAATAAATGGGCAGACAATCAGGCAGCAAAAATTGTAAAAGATATTTTCTCTGAAGCGAATGACTTAAAAGAAGCTTACGCAAAGAGACCTCAAGGGGAATTAGAGAAAAAAGAAATTGTAGCTCTTATTTCTTACTTACAGAGATTAGGTACAGATATCAAGACAACAGAAATTAAAACAGCAAGTAATAACTAA
- a CDS encoding IS5 family transposase, with protein sequence MYPTDLTQTQWQFIKKALDFDDRKRKYDLVVIWNAISYLVKTGCQWRLLPHDFPKWQLVYYYYSKWSNLEIFDLLLSKLREEVRRNRGQKAQASLGIIDSQSVRWGNNRSLNGFDGGKKIKGIKRHVVVDKNGFLLAVMVSVANVHESKAALLLIKTLRYLLIPLQVILADGGYRGEIIEEIRIKFNYIIQIVMRSDKKVKGFEPIHKRWIIERTFAWFDNDRRLCRNYELLMESSENMVKLSAIKLLLNKI encoded by the coding sequence ATGTATCCAACAGACTTAACCCAAACTCAGTGGCAATTTATAAAAAAAGCATTAGATTTTGATGACAGAAAACGAAAATATGATTTGGTTGTCATTTGGAATGCTATCAGTTATTTAGTAAAAACAGGCTGTCAATGGAGACTTTTACCTCATGATTTTCCCAAATGGCAATTGGTTTATTACTATTATTCAAAATGGTCAAATCTGGAGATTTTCGATTTATTATTATCAAAATTGAGAGAGGAAGTACGACGAAACAGGGGTCAGAAAGCGCAGGCAAGTTTAGGAATTATTGACAGTCAAAGTGTTCGTTGGGGAAATAACCGTTCACTCAATGGCTTTGACGGAGGTAAAAAAATAAAAGGAATCAAGAGACACGTTGTGGTAGACAAAAATGGTTTTTTGTTAGCCGTAATGGTAAGTGTAGCCAATGTTCATGAGAGTAAGGCTGCATTGTTACTGATCAAAACACTGCGATATTTACTAATTCCGCTTCAGGTAATCCTGGCGGACGGAGGTTATAGAGGAGAGATTATTGAGGAAATAAGAATTAAGTTTAATTATATCATTCAGATCGTAATGCGGAGTGACAAAAAAGTAAAAGGGTTTGAGCCAATTCATAAACGATGGATTATAGAGCGTACATTTGCTTGGTTTGATAACGATAGAAGATTATGCAGAAATTATGAACTCTTAATGGAATCCTCTGAAAACATGGTCAAATTATCCGCCATAAAATTATTACTGAATAAAATTTAA
- a CDS encoding cbb3-type cytochrome oxidase subunit 3 — translation MIPQNFKDILSNTENAGLYQTLALIFFMMFFIALVIYVFSRPKKYYKEEEEAPLQDDEDDFNLKN, via the coding sequence ATGATTCCTCAGAACTTTAAAGATATATTATCCAATACAGAAAACGCTGGTCTTTACCAGACGCTGGCTCTGATTTTCTTTATGATGTTCTTCATCGCTCTTGTTATATATGTATTTAGCAGGCCTAAAAAATATTACAAAGAAGAAGAAGAAGCACCTCTGCAGGATGATGAGGACGATTTTAATTTAAAAAATTAA
- a CDS encoding sulfite exporter TauE/SafE family protein, whose translation MEIALILSAIGLGFASGFHCIGMCGPIALSMGLTKKQATNYYLQNLTYQFGRIFTYSLLGGVLGIIGQGFEMAGFQRYLTIAVGILLIIMAIFSFGGKDFASKIPFFSKFLYSVKSNLGRLLQNADYRSRFTTGVLNGFLPCGMVYMALTASLASGGIWQGALYMSLFGLGTLPFMFAVVLAGNLMNQAFRVKVLKAIPVIMIILGGLFIVRGLELGIPYLSPKAEAMTISKDHNHDAVNCH comes from the coding sequence ATGGAAATAGCACTTATTTTATCGGCCATTGGACTAGGTTTCGCTTCCGGTTTTCATTGTATCGGAATGTGTGGCCCTATTGCATTGTCGATGGGATTAACAAAAAAACAGGCGACTAATTATTATCTGCAAAATCTTACGTATCAATTTGGAAGAATATTCACGTATTCATTGTTAGGAGGAGTTTTAGGAATTATTGGTCAGGGATTTGAAATGGCAGGATTTCAGAGGTATCTAACCATTGCTGTTGGAATTCTTCTTATCATTATGGCCATTTTTTCTTTTGGAGGAAAAGATTTTGCTTCAAAAATACCTTTCTTTTCTAAGTTTTTATATTCTGTAAAATCAAATCTGGGAAGATTATTACAAAATGCGGATTACCGCTCAAGGTTTACCACAGGTGTTCTTAATGGATTTCTACCATGCGGGATGGTATATATGGCTCTTACAGCAAGCTTGGCAAGCGGAGGAATATGGCAGGGAGCTTTATATATGAGCTTATTCGGATTAGGAACCCTTCCCTTCATGTTTGCAGTAGTTCTTGCCGGAAATCTAATGAATCAGGCTTTTAGGGTAAAGGTTTTAAAAGCGATTCCTGTAATTATGATTATTTTAGGAGGATTGTTTATTGTAAGAGGCCTGGAATTGGGTATTCCCTATCTTTCTCCTAAAGCTGAAGCAATGACGATTTCTAAAGACCACAATCATGATGCGGTAAATTGTCATTAG
- the serS gene encoding serine--tRNA ligase — MLQVNFLRENKERVLEGLKKRQFKNLELVDDAIATDDERKKIQFELDSQLSEINKISKEIGLLMKEGKKDEAESSKSKTAQYKESSKELQSQLDVKEKALLDILYQLPNILNEKVKSGVTADDNEIIYQSHDVEGLGEGAIPHWELAKKYNLIDFELGVKIAGAGFPVYLGKGARMQRALVQYFLDKNVDAGYMEVNPPHVVNEASGYGTGQLPDKEGQMYHIGADDLYLIPTAEVPVTNLYRDVLLEEKDLPIKNTAFSQCYRREAGSYGAHVRGLNRLHQFEKVEIVRVEKPENSYAVLEEMVEHIKEILTDLELPYRVLRLCGGDTGFAAAMTYDFEVWSAAQEKWLEVSSVSNFETFQANRLKCRYKTDGKSQLVHTLNGSAMALPRIMAALLENNQTEEGIKLPKKVAEYAKFDLIN; from the coding sequence ATGTTACAAGTCAATTTTTTACGCGAAAACAAAGAACGCGTTTTAGAAGGTCTGAAAAAAAGACAGTTCAAAAATCTTGAATTGGTAGACGATGCTATTGCTACCGATGACGAAAGAAAAAAAATTCAATTTGAATTGGATTCTCAACTTTCCGAAATCAATAAAATCTCCAAGGAAATTGGGCTTTTAATGAAAGAAGGAAAAAAAGATGAAGCAGAGTCCTCAAAATCTAAAACAGCACAATACAAAGAGTCGAGTAAAGAATTACAGTCACAATTAGATGTGAAAGAAAAAGCTTTATTAGATATTCTATATCAATTACCTAATATTCTGAACGAAAAGGTGAAGAGCGGAGTAACGGCAGATGATAATGAGATTATTTATCAGTCTCATGATGTTGAAGGTCTTGGAGAAGGAGCTATTCCGCACTGGGAGCTTGCAAAAAAATATAACCTTATCGATTTTGAATTAGGAGTTAAAATTGCCGGAGCCGGTTTTCCTGTGTATTTAGGAAAAGGAGCAAGAATGCAGAGAGCTTTGGTTCAGTATTTCCTGGATAAAAATGTAGATGCAGGATACATGGAAGTAAACCCTCCTCATGTGGTCAACGAAGCTTCAGGATATGGTACGGGTCAGCTGCCGGATAAAGAAGGTCAGATGTATCATATCGGTGCGGATGATTTGTATTTAATTCCTACGGCAGAAGTTCCTGTAACGAATTTATACCGAGATGTTTTACTGGAAGAAAAAGATCTTCCGATTAAAAATACAGCTTTTTCTCAATGTTACAGAAGAGAAGCGGGAAGTTACGGGGCTCATGTGAGAGGATTGAACCGTCTTCATCAATTTGAGAAAGTAGAAATCGTAAGAGTTGAAAAGCCTGAGAACTCTTATGCTGTTTTAGAAGAAATGGTAGAACATATTAAAGAGATTCTTACAGACCTTGAACTTCCTTACAGAGTATTGAGACTTTGTGGAGGAGATACAGGTTTTGCTGCTGCGATGACATATGATTTTGAAGTATGGAGTGCTGCACAGGAAAAATGGTTAGAAGTAAGTTCAGTATCCAATTTTGAAACATTCCAGGCTAACCGTTTGAAATGCCGTTATAAAACAGATGGTAAATCTCAGCTGGTGCATACCCTGAATGGATCTGCGATGGCTTTGCCGAGAATTATGGCAGCATTGCTTGAAAATAATCAGACGGAAGAAGGAATTAAACTTCCTAAAAAAGTAGCTGAGTATGCTAAGTTTGATCTTATCAATTAA
- the ccoS gene encoding cbb3-type cytochrome oxidase assembly protein CcoS, whose product MDILYLMILCSVSLAAIFLVVFIVNARKGQFEDDESPAVRILFDSGEIKEKEKDGNKNDEKEKGENNKIEEKSE is encoded by the coding sequence ATGGATATTCTATATTTAATGATCCTATGCAGTGTTTCTTTAGCTGCAATTTTCTTGGTCGTTTTTATAGTCAACGCCAGGAAAGGACAGTTTGAGGATGATGAATCTCCAGCTGTAAGAATCCTTTTTGACTCCGGTGAAATAAAGGAGAAAGAGAAAGATGGCAACAAAAATGACGAGAAAGAAAAAGGAGAAAATAATAAAATTGAAGAAAAAAGTGAATAG
- the ccoG gene encoding cytochrome c oxidase accessory protein CcoG: protein MSDIEEIEVRGGQGQVLDPETYRDSIGTMEQSGKRRWVFPRKPKGKFTNYRNIVSYTLLIIYFAIPFLKINGNPFLLLNVIDREFFIFGQPFYPQDFFILTLGAITSLIFIIIFTIAFGRIFCGWICPQTIFMESIFRKIEYLIEGDRNKQMKLDRQPWNGEKIWKRSLKWSVYIVISLIITHFMFMYIVGYKEVFRIVSEGPFANPTNFIVMILLTAAFYFVFAWFREQVCTLVCPYGRLQGVLIDKDTINVFYDFKRGENRSKWRKGEDRKAEGKGDCIDCHQCVVVCPTGIDIRDGQQLECINCTACIDACDEVMEKVGLPTGLIRYASENEIENETPFKFTGRMKGFSLVLVLLVGFLGYLLYNRGEMEAKFIKPAGSTFFVRDGKITNTYNYTFLNKTNDKKIVTVKVIEPAKGEVIYSASSKITVERDKISKGTINISFPENEMKLSKQNITIGIYDMQGKLIDSYKTYFEGPFKLDF from the coding sequence ATGTCAGACATAGAAGAAATAGAAGTACGCGGCGGACAGGGACAGGTTCTGGACCCTGAAACTTACAGAGATTCTATAGGGACAATGGAGCAATCCGGAAAAAGAAGATGGGTCTTCCCAAGGAAACCTAAAGGTAAATTTACCAACTATAGAAATATTGTAAGCTACACTTTACTGATTATATATTTTGCAATTCCATTTTTAAAGATTAATGGAAACCCATTCCTTTTATTAAACGTTATCGATAGGGAGTTCTTTATTTTCGGACAACCTTTCTATCCTCAGGATTTTTTCATCCTTACTTTAGGAGCTATAACATCTTTAATATTCATTATTATTTTTACGATTGCATTTGGAAGAATTTTCTGCGGATGGATATGTCCTCAGACAATTTTTATGGAATCGATATTTCGTAAAATTGAATATCTTATTGAAGGTGACAGAAATAAGCAAATGAAGCTGGACAGACAGCCCTGGAACGGAGAAAAAATATGGAAGAGGAGCTTAAAGTGGTCAGTTTATATTGTGATTTCCTTGATCATTACCCATTTCATGTTCATGTATATTGTAGGATATAAAGAAGTATTCAGAATTGTTTCTGAAGGCCCATTTGCCAATCCTACCAATTTCATTGTTATGATTCTTCTAACCGCAGCATTTTATTTTGTATTTGCATGGTTCAGAGAGCAGGTATGTACATTAGTTTGTCCATACGGAAGACTACAAGGTGTTTTGATTGATAAAGACACCATCAATGTATTCTACGATTTCAAGCGTGGGGAAAACCGTTCTAAATGGAGAAAAGGTGAAGACAGAAAAGCTGAAGGTAAAGGAGATTGTATAGATTGTCACCAATGTGTTGTTGTATGTCCTACCGGAATTGATATCAGAGATGGACAACAGCTTGAATGTATTAACTGTACGGCCTGTATTGATGCTTGTGATGAAGTAATGGAAAAAGTAGGCCTTCCAACAGGACTGATTCGTTACGCTTCGGAAAATGAAATTGAAAACGAAACTCCGTTTAAGTTCACAGGAAGAATGAAAGGCTTTTCTCTAGTTTTGGTACTATTAGTAGGCTTCTTAGGCTACCTTCTTTATAATCGTGGAGAAATGGAAGCCAAATTCATTAAACCTGCAGGAAGCACATTCTTTGTAAGAGATGGTAAGATTACAAACACCTATAATTATACCTTCTTAAATAAAACAAACGACAAGAAAATCGTAACGGTTAAAGTAATAGAACCGGCAAAAGGTGAAGTGATCTACAGCGCATCAAGCAAGATCACAGTGGAAAGAGATAAGATTTCGAAAGGAACGATAAATATCAGTTTCCCTGAAAATGAAATGAAGTTATCTAAACAAAATATTACGATAGGGATTTATGATATGCAGGGCAAATTAATTGACTCTTATAAAACCTATTTCGAGGGACCTTTTAAATTAGATTTTTAA